One part of the Procambarus clarkii isolate CNS0578487 chromosome 41, FALCON_Pclarkii_2.0, whole genome shotgun sequence genome encodes these proteins:
- the LOC138373141 gene encoding uro-adherence factor A-like, whose amino-acid sequence MAQVKEHLEQQVKEHLEQQVKEHLEQQVKEHLEQQVKEDLEQQVKEHLEQQVKEDLEQQVKEDLEQQVKEHLEQQVKEHLEQQVKEHLEQQFHHHRAVQRVRSWYNQCKELVQCEELVQCEELVQCEELVQCEELVQSEELVQCEELVQSEELVQSEELVQSEELVQCEELVQCEELVQSEELVQCEELVQCEELVQCEELVQCEELVQSEELVQSEELVQCEELVQCEELVQCEELVQSEELVQCEELVQSEELVQCEELVQCEELVQCEELVQCEELVQCEELVQSEELVQCEELVQSEELVQSEELVQCEELVQCEELVQCEELVQCEELVQSEELVQCEELVQSEELVQSEELVQSEELVQSEELVQSEELVQSV is encoded by the exons ATGGCACAG GTCAAGGAGCACCTGGAGCAGCAGGTCAAGGAGCACCTGGAGCAGCAGGTCAAGGAGCACCTGGAGCAGCAGGTCAAGGAGCACCTGGAGCAGCAGGTCAAGGAGGACCTGGAGCAGCAGGTCAAGGAGCACCTGGAGCAGCAGGTCAAGGAGGACCTGGAGCAGCAGGTCAAGGAGGACCTGGAGCAGCAGGTCAAGGAGCACCTGGAGCAGCAGGTCAAGGAGCACCTGGAGCAGCAGGTCAAGGAGCACCTGGAGCAGCAGTTCCATCACCACCGCGCGGTGCAGCG TGTAAGGAGCTGGTACAATCAGTGTAAGGAGCTAGTACAATGTGAGGAGCTGGTACAATGTGAGGAGCTGGTACAGTGTGAGGAGCTGGTACAATGTGAGGAGCTGGTACAGAGTGAGGAGCTGGTACAATGTGAGGAGCTGGTACAGAGTGAGGAGCTGGTACAGAGTGAGGAGCTGGTACAGAGTGAGGAGCTGGTACAGTGTGAGGAGCTGGTACAGTGTGAGGAGCTGGTACAGAGTGAGGAGCTGGTACAATGTGAGGAGCTGGTACAGTGTGAGGAGCTGGTACAGTGTGAGGAGCTGGTACAGTGTGAGGAGCTGGTACAGAGTGAGGAGCTGGTACAGAGTGAGGAGCTGGTACAGTGTGAGGAGCTGGTACAGTGTGAGGAGCTGGTACAGTGTGAGGAGCTGGTACAGAGTGAGGAGCTGGTACAATGTGAGGAGCTGGTACAGAGTGAGGAGCTGGTACAGTGTGAGGAGCTGGTACAGTGTGAGGAGCTGGTACAATGTGAGGAGCTGGTACAATGTGAGGAGCTGGTACAATGTGAGGAGCTGGTACAGAGTGAGGAGCTGGTACAGTGTGAGGAGCTGGTACAGAGTGAGGAGCTGGTACAGAGTGAGGAGCTGGTACAATGTGAGGAGCTGGTACAATGTGAGGAGCTGGTACAATGTGAGGAGCTGGTACAATGTGAGGAGCTGGTACAGAGTGAGGAGCTGGTACAATGTGAGGAGCTGGTACAGAGTGAGGAGCTGGTACAGAGTGAGGAGCTGGTACAGAGTGAGGAGCTGGTACAGAGTGAGGAGCTGGTACAGAGTGAGGAGCTGGTACAATCAGTGTAA